In Pseudomonas sp. P5_109, the genomic window AATGCGCTGTGCGCCGAGCTGTCGAAGCAGACCGAAGTCCATGGCCTGGTGCTCGATGTGCGTGATCGCAAGGCCATGGAGGAGGCGATTGCCAATCTGCCGCCATCCTTTGCCAAACTGCGCGGGTTGATCAACAACGCCGGGCTGGCCCTGGGTGTTGATCCGGCGCCCAAGTGCGACCTGGACGATTGGGACACCATGGTCGATACCAACGTCAAGGGCCTGATGTACAGCACCCGCCTGCTGTTGCCGCGCCTGATCGCTCACGGTCGCGGTGCTGGCATCGTCAACCTGGGCTCCATCGCCGGCAACTACCCGTACCCGGGCAGCCACATCTATGGCGCGACCAAGGCGTTCGTCAAACAGTTCTCCCTGAACCTGCGCTGCGACCTGCAGGGCACGGGCGTACGGGTCAGCAACATCGAACCGGGCCTGTGCGAGAGCGAGTTCTCGCTGGTGCGTTTTGCCGG contains:
- a CDS encoding SDR family oxidoreductase, which produces MSNTLFITGATSGFGEACARRFAEAGWKLVLTGRREERLNALCAELSKQTEVHGLVLDVRDRKAMEEAIANLPPSFAKLRGLINNAGLALGVDPAPKCDLDDWDTMVDTNVKGLMYSTRLLLPRLIAHGRGAGIVNLGSIAGNYPYPGSHIYGATKAFVKQFSLNLRCDLQGTGVRVSNIEPGLCESEFSLVRFAGDQERYDATYAGAEPIQPQDIAETIFWVLNAPAHININSLELMPVSQTWAGFAIDRSGGKA